The following is a genomic window from Campylobacter lari subsp. lari.
TAAAAGTCCATGGGTAAAAGTAGAGTGAAATTTATCTAAATTAGTCTTTGTTTTTTTAAGTTTTATGCTTAAATACATACTTTTTAAAATTCTAGTGTTTTTTAAAGCAAAAATATGCCATATAAGTTGAGCTAGACCACTTAAAACAGTCGCATATGAAAAATAATACAAGGCTTCTAAAGGTTTATCTTGGGTGACAAAAAATCCTGCAATCACAACAAAAAGATTAAAAAATGAAGCAGAAAAAGAAGTGATGAAAAAATTTTGTTTATAATTTAGCAAAGAGCCTAAAAAAGTGACCAAAAAGATAAAAAACAAATACCAAAAATTAATAGAAACTAAAGGCGCAGCCAGAATGATCGTTTCTTTGTTAAAACCAAAGGCAAAAATCTTTGTAAAAAATTCAGCAAAAAAACTCACCAAAATACAGGTTAAAAAAACAATTATACTAAATTGCAATAAGACATTTATACAAAAAGCACCTTTTTTGCTTGCTTTTAAAAAACTTGGTAAAAAAGCTTGTCCAAAAGCTCCTTCAGCAAAAATTCTTCTAAAAAAAGCAGGCATTTTTAAAGCCACAAAGAAAATATCACTATAAATTCCAGCTCCTAAGTATAAAGCTAAAACAATATCTCTTAAAACACCCATAATCCTAGAAAATAAAATTCCCAAAGCATTGATGATGAAATTTTTAAAAACAATATTTTTTCTCATTAATTTTCATTCTTTAAATATTAGTCTGAATATTATAAATTTTTTAGTAGCAATAATTTTAACTAAATTTTGATTTTATTTTTGCTAAAATCAAAATTTTATATACAATAAGGAAGCTTAAGCTATGGAAGAGAAGAAAATTTTATATACTAAAGACCCTTATAAAGAGCTTTTGATATTTGCTTCTGAAAATAAATGCAAAGTTGATGAACTTGATTTTAGGTTATTAAGTTTTAGCACTTCTTATACTTATGATAATCAAGAATGGATAAAAGTCAATGAAAAAGAATTAAAAATTTTTGAAGAAGATGAAAAATTTTTAATTCATGATTTAAATATAGAGCAAGAGTATAAAATAGAAATTTATTTTAAAAAAATTGCACGATCATCTGCTTTTGAAGTTAGCCTGCACACTAATGAGCTTTGTACTTTATTAAAAGCTAGTGTTAAAGCTAGTGAAATTATTGCTTTTCATGATAAATTGGCGCTAGAACTTTTAGAAGCTATTTATAAAGCAATGATAAAAGAGAAATATTTACTTGGATTTAGAATTTTTGATTTTAAAAAGCAAATTATTGATTTTAATACCAAAGCCAAAGAAAAGCAAAAATTTGATTTTGAAGTTGAATTTGAAGTTTGTAAGGGAGTTAATCCACAAGAGCCTACAAATGAAGAAATTCAATATCACTATCTAGAAAATTTAAAAAAACATAATGATGTGATGAATAGAAATTATGTAGCGCCTATAGGAAAAGATGAGGTGGCTATTGAGAGGATTAAACCAAAAGAGGGCAGTGATGGCAAGGATTTAAGATTTAAAATTTTAAAAGCTCTCCCGCCAAAAACAAACAAAGAAAAAGTTGTTTGTTCGGATAATTTTGAAGTTAAAGAAGGTGATGAAAGCATAAAATATATTGCTAAAAAAGATGGCTTTATTATTCAAAAAAAATCTATTTATGAGATAGAAAATTATTTAGAATTTAATAAGGTCGATTTTAAAAGTACGGGTTCTATTTGGGCGGGTTTTGATAAACAAGTTGTTATTGTGATTAAAAATACAAATAATTTAGAAGATGCAATAGGTCCTAGGATTACTGTTGAGGCTCAAGAATTAGAAGTTACTGGTAATATGGCTCAAGATTCTGTTTTAAGAGGTAAAAAAGTAATTCTTAAAGGCAATATGCATCATAAAAGTACTATTATAGGGCAAAAGGTTGAGGTTAATATCTTAAGAGGATATTGTGAGGCTGAGGAAGTTTTTGCTGAAACTTTAGAAAATGGCTCTATCAAGGCTAAAAAAGTAAATATTAAAAAAGCTGTGGGTGGAGAGATTATTGCTGATGAAATTTACATACAAGAGCTTGGTGGTAATTGTTTATGTAGTGCTAAAAGCTTGATTCATGTTGAAAAAATTCAAGGAAATGGTAATAAACTTGTAATTCAAGATCTCAAAGCTTTTGATAAAGAAAAAAGTGGTGAGGAAATACTTTTGCATATTGAAGAGTTAAAAAAAGAACAAGAAAATTTAATCAAAGAAATTGAAGAAACCAAGCATACCATCCATGTGAGTAAAGATTCTGTGAGAATTTTACAGCAAAAAGCAAAAGAATTGATGAGTGCAAAAAGAGCCATACCGCAAGCTTATAAGATTACCATTAAAGATTTTAATCAAAAGATTGAAAATTTAAATATTTTTACTAATAAGATAGAAAATTTAAAAGAGGAAGAAAAAGCAAATATAGAAAAGCTTAAAAAAATTCAAGATGAGCTTTTAAAATCAAAAATTATTAATAAAAGTGGAAAATGGATGGATTTAAACGAGGTTAAATTTGTTTTATTAAATCCTAGGAAAGAATTAAGTTATTATCCAAATAGCGAAGAAAAAATTCAATGTTTTGAGCTTGAAAAAATAGAGACTGAAAATGGAATGAGTGTTTATGAAATTCGCTC
Proteins encoded in this region:
- a CDS encoding flagellar assembly protein A, giving the protein MEEKKILYTKDPYKELLIFASENKCKVDELDFRLLSFSTSYTYDNQEWIKVNEKELKIFEEDEKFLIHDLNIEQEYKIEIYFKKIARSSAFEVSLHTNELCTLLKASVKASEIIAFHDKLALELLEAIYKAMIKEKYLLGFRIFDFKKQIIDFNTKAKEKQKFDFEVEFEVCKGVNPQEPTNEEIQYHYLENLKKHNDVMNRNYVAPIGKDEVAIERIKPKEGSDGKDLRFKILKALPPKTNKEKVVCSDNFEVKEGDESIKYIAKKDGFIIQKKSIYEIENYLEFNKVDFKSTGSIWAGFDKQVVIVIKNTNNLEDAIGPRITVEAQELEVTGNMAQDSVLRGKKVILKGNMHHKSTIIGQKVEVNILRGYCEAEEVFAETLENGSIKAKKVNIKKAVGGEIIADEIYIQELGGNCLCSAKSLIHVEKIQGNGNKLVIQDLKAFDKEKSGEEILLHIEELKKEQENLIKEIEETKHTIHVSKDSVRILQQKAKELMSAKRAIPQAYKITIKDFNQKIENLNIFTNKIENLKEEEKANIEKLKKIQDELLKSKIINKSGKWMDLNEVKFVLLNPRKELSYYPNSEEKIQCFELEKIETENGMSVYEIRSISNYKDEAK